A genomic stretch from Komagataeibacter xylinus includes:
- the glyS gene encoding glycine--tRNA ligase subunit beta gives MPELLIELFSEEIPARMQARAAADLERLVTEALAALKPRAATAYASPRRIALSLEVDATVPGSTVNERGPRESAPEKALAGFMRKHGVTQDALVAENGFWVLHRDIPPVDAATRIADVLPGLLRRFPWPKSMRWGVGSAFTWVRPLRRIVCLLDGRVVDFTLAEGEDNGHGLKSGNLTEGHRFTAPGAFAVSSTRDWLEGLRAHQVEPDAACRRTTIAEGVARLASEEGLSVVADPGLIDEVAGLTEWPVPFLGQIDDEFMTLPPEVMQVSMRVNQRYFALRNSDGSAAPRFAFVANLLPSDGGALTIAGNERVLRARFADARHFWDLDRANTLESRVPALDRIVFHASLGSQGERVKRIVRLAGILAGMTGADQAQAERAALLCKADLTTGMVGEFPELQGIMGAYYARHDGEPAAVADAIGAHYMPRGPLDAVPTAPVSVAVALADKIDMLVAFFAAGEKPGGSGDPYALRRAALGVIRIIRENGLRLDLAKVFWEAAQGLPEALRLAPDLDVLPEFVADRLRVQLRGEGARHDILAAVSVGNTDTDIVRLLARAKAIADMLETDDGRNMLAATKRAANILRIEDRKDGPHEGTPNPVLYTQPEEKALADQLATTIPAVEQATAQERYADAMRDVASLRPALDQFFDKVTVNDNDPAIRANRLRLLSELCRMTVLIADFSQIEG, from the coding sequence CGGCCTATGCCAGCCCGCGCCGCATTGCGCTGTCGCTTGAGGTCGACGCCACCGTGCCCGGCAGCACGGTCAATGAGCGCGGCCCGCGTGAAAGCGCGCCCGAGAAGGCACTGGCCGGCTTCATGCGCAAGCATGGCGTGACACAGGATGCACTGGTGGCCGAGAACGGCTTCTGGGTGCTGCATCGCGACATTCCGCCCGTTGATGCCGCCACCCGCATTGCCGATGTGCTGCCCGGCCTGCTGCGTCGCTTCCCCTGGCCCAAATCCATGCGCTGGGGCGTGGGCAGCGCCTTTACATGGGTGCGCCCGCTGCGCCGCATCGTATGCCTGCTTGATGGCAGGGTGGTCGATTTCACGCTGGCGGAAGGCGAGGATAACGGCCATGGCCTGAAATCGGGCAACCTGACCGAAGGCCACCGTTTCACTGCCCCCGGCGCGTTTGCCGTAAGCAGCACCAGGGACTGGCTGGAGGGCCTGCGCGCCCATCAGGTCGAACCCGATGCCGCCTGCCGCCGCACCACCATTGCTGAAGGTGTCGCCCGCCTTGCCAGTGAGGAAGGGCTGAGCGTAGTAGCTGATCCCGGCCTGATCGACGAAGTGGCAGGGCTGACCGAATGGCCGGTGCCCTTCCTTGGTCAGATCGATGATGAATTCATGACCCTGCCGCCCGAGGTGATGCAGGTTTCCATGCGGGTGAACCAGCGTTACTTCGCGCTGCGTAATTCGGATGGCTCGGCCGCACCCCGCTTCGCCTTCGTGGCCAACCTGCTGCCCAGTGATGGCGGGGCACTGACCATTGCAGGCAACGAGCGCGTACTGCGCGCCCGTTTTGCCGATGCCCGCCACTTCTGGGATCTCGACCGCGCCAACACGCTGGAAAGCCGCGTGCCCGCACTCGACCGCATCGTGTTCCACGCAAGCCTTGGCAGCCAGGGCGAGCGGGTGAAGCGCATCGTGCGGCTTGCGGGCATTCTTGCAGGCATGACCGGGGCCGATCAGGCTCAGGCCGAACGCGCGGCCCTGCTGTGCAAAGCTGATCTCACCACCGGCATGGTAGGTGAATTCCCCGAGCTTCAGGGCATCATGGGGGCCTATTACGCCCGCCACGATGGCGAGCCTGCTGCGGTTGCCGATGCCATTGGCGCGCATTACATGCCACGCGGCCCGCTTGATGCGGTGCCGACTGCTCCGGTCTCGGTGGCTGTGGCGCTGGCCGACAAGATCGACATGCTGGTGGCCTTCTTTGCCGCGGGCGAGAAGCCGGGCGGCTCGGGCGACCCGTATGCGCTGCGCCGGGCGGCCCTTGGCGTCATCCGCATCATTCGTGAAAACGGGCTGCGGCTGGATCTGGCAAAAGTGTTCTGGGAGGCAGCCCAAGGCCTGCCCGAGGCACTGCGCCTTGCCCCCGATCTGGACGTGCTGCCCGAATTCGTGGCTGACCGCCTGCGCGTTCAACTGCGTGGCGAGGGCGCGCGGCATGACATTCTGGCCGCCGTATCGGTAGGCAATACCGATACCGACATCGTGCGCCTGCTGGCCCGCGCCAAGGCCATTGCCGACATGCTGGAAACCGATGACGGGCGCAACATGCTTGCCGCCACCAAGCGTGCCGCCAATATCCTGCGCATCGAGGACCGCAAGGACGGCCCGCATGAGGGCACGCCCAACCCCGTGCTGTACACCCAGCCCGAGGAAAAGGCGCTGGCCGATCAACTGGCCACGACCATCCCTGCCGTCGAGCAGGCCACGGCGCAGGAACGCTACGCCGATGCCATGCGTGATGTCGCTTCCCTACGCCCCGCGCTGGACCAGTTCTTTGACAAGGTAACGGTCAACGACAACGACCCCGCCATCCGCGCCAACCGACTGCGCCTGCTGTCGGAACTGTGCCGCATGACGGTGCTGATTGCCGATTTCAGCCAGATCGAAGGCTGA
- a CDS encoding DUF3293 domain-containing protein, protein MAAIVPPTPAIHRSYRLSTYHVPGMPVIRIGHRPGWPGRAPAGDIVLLSACNPGGRLRPDGWNRRMMARLAQCLAGLPHALGEGRLGRWSEPLYGVQVGLARGLVLARRFRQNAVVVVHGNRPARLVYLA, encoded by the coding sequence ATGGCAGCCATCGTGCCGCCCACGCCTGCCATTCACCGCTCCTACCGGCTCAGCACCTATCATGTGCCCGGCATGCCGGTCATTCGCATCGGGCACAGGCCGGGCTGGCCGGGGCGTGCGCCCGCGGGCGATATTGTTTTGCTCAGCGCATGCAACCCCGGTGGCAGGTTGCGGCCCGATGGCTGGAACCGGCGCATGATGGCGCGGCTTGCGCAATGCCTGGCAGGGTTGCCCCATGCATTGGGGGAAGGACGGCTGGGAAGATGGTCCGAGCCGCTTTATGGCGTGCAGGTGGGGCTTGCGCGTGGGTTGGTACTCGCACGGCGGTTCCGGCAGAATGCCGTGGTGGTGGTGCATGGTAACCGGCCCGCGCGGCTGGTGTATCTGGCCTGA
- the rodA gene encoding rod shape-determining protein RodA gives MKFQKRLLRAEPNFQILTKLWQVNWLYVLLICALAVIGYGALYSAGGGTSRPFAGPQSIRFCFGLVMMLGIALMSPAILVRMAWPLYIFSLILLVAVLRMGHVGKGAERWLMLGGMQVQPSELAKIALVLMLASWFHKISYRSMGNPLMLVPPALMVLLPVALVLKEPNLGTAVIIGTVGASMFFGAGMRLWQIALLVLPMPFLAKIAYSHLHDYQKARVTTFLHPESDPLGAGYNIIQSKIALGSGGMWGQGYLRGTQGQLNFLPEKQTDFIFTMIAEEWGYVGGITVIGMLLLLVFGGMLIAMRSRNQFGRLLGLGISMNFFLYCAVNLSMVMGAIPVGGVPLPLISYGGSAMLMVMFGFGLLMSAWVHRNSTFGETTPGEKD, from the coding sequence ATGAAATTCCAGAAGCGCCTGCTGCGCGCCGAACCCAATTTCCAGATCCTGACCAAGCTGTGGCAGGTCAACTGGCTGTACGTGCTGCTGATCTGCGCGCTGGCGGTGATCGGTTACGGGGCGCTATATTCGGCAGGTGGTGGCACGTCGCGGCCGTTTGCCGGGCCGCAATCCATCCGCTTCTGCTTTGGCCTGGTCATGATGCTGGGCATAGCGCTGATGAGTCCGGCCATTCTGGTGCGCATGGCGTGGCCGCTTTACATCTTCTCGCTCATCCTGCTCGTTGCGGTGCTGCGCATGGGGCATGTGGGCAAGGGGGCGGAGCGGTGGCTGATGTTGGGGGGCATGCAGGTCCAGCCCTCGGAACTGGCCAAGATCGCGCTGGTGCTCATGCTGGCCTCGTGGTTTCACAAGATCAGTTACCGCAGCATGGGCAACCCGCTCATGCTGGTGCCGCCTGCCCTCATGGTGCTGCTGCCGGTGGCCCTTGTGCTCAAGGAGCCAAACCTTGGCACCGCCGTCATTATCGGCACGGTGGGGGCGAGCATGTTCTTCGGGGCGGGCATGCGGCTGTGGCAGATTGCGCTGCTGGTGCTGCCCATGCCCTTCCTTGCCAAAATCGCCTACAGCCACCTGCATGATTACCAGAAGGCGCGGGTCACCACCTTCCTTCACCCCGAGAGTGATCCGCTCGGTGCAGGCTACAACATCATCCAGTCCAAGATCGCGCTGGGGTCGGGCGGCATGTGGGGGCAGGGCTACCTGCGGGGCACGCAGGGGCAGCTCAACTTCCTGCCTGAAAAGCAGACCGACTTCATCTTCACCATGATTGCGGAAGAATGGGGGTACGTGGGCGGCATCACCGTGATCGGCATGCTGCTTTTGCTGGTATTTGGCGGCATGCTGATCGCCATGCGCAGCCGCAACCAGTTCGGGCGGCTGCTCGGGCTTGGCATTTCCATGAACTTCTTCCTGTACTGTGCGGTCAACCTGTCCATGGTGATGGGGGCGATCCCGGTGGGTGGCGTGCCGCTGCCGCTCATCTCCTATGGCGGGTCGGCCATGCTCATGGTCATGTTCGGCTTCGGGCTGCTCATGTCAGCGTGGGTGCATCGCAATTCCACCTTTGGCGAGACCACGCCGGGGGAAAAGGACTGA